The Pagrus major chromosome 17, Pma_NU_1.0 genome includes a region encoding these proteins:
- the crabp2a gene encoding cellular retinoic acid-binding protein 2a, which translates to MERKIPNFAGTWDMKSSENFDELLKKLGVNKMLRMIAVTAASKPLVEISQDGETLSIKTSTTVRTTHITFTVGQEFNEATVDGRPCTSFPRWETDSKISCEQILQKGEGPKTSWTREITNDGKLILTMRADDVVCTRVYERQ; encoded by the exons ATGGAGCGCAAAATCCCCAATTTCGCCGGCACCTGGGATATGAAGAGTTCTGAAAACTTTGATGAACTCTTGAAAAAGTTGG gtgtGAACAAGATGCTGCGTATGATCGCGGTGACGGCAGCCTCCAAGCCGCTGGTGGAGATCTCACAGGACGGAGAGACGTTGTCCATTAAAACCTCGACCACAGTCCGCACCACCCACATCACCTTCACTGTTGGACAGGAGTTTAATGAGGCCACAGTAGATGGACGTCCCTGCACG AGTTTTCCACGTTGGGAAACTGACAGTAAGATCAGCTGTGAGCAGATTCTGCAGAAAGGAGAAGGGCCAAAGACGTCCTGGACCCGAGAGATCACCAATGATGGCAAGCTGATCCTG aCCATGCGAGCAGATGATGTGGTATGCACCAGAGTCTACGAGCGACAATGA